One stretch of Dokdonia sp. Hel_I_53 DNA includes these proteins:
- a CDS encoding D-2-hydroxyacid dehydrogenase has translation MKVLANDGISQTGIDSLEAAGFEVITTNVAQDQLENFINSNAIDVILVRSATTVRKELIDACPSIKVVGRGGVGMDNIDVQYARDKGLDVINTPAASSASVAELVFAHLYTGVRFLYDSNRNMPLDGDTKFKNLKKAYAKGIELRGKTIGIIGFGRIGQETAKIALGVGMKVIYSDPFMDKASVTVPFFDGQSVTCHFSSISKEELLKESDFISLHIPAQKEYVIGKKELELMKDGAGIVNAARGGVLDEVALLASLDSGKISFAGLDVFENEPTPAVQVLMHPKVSLTPHIGAATSGAQDRIGTELAEQIIAILN, from the coding sequence ATGAAAGTATTAGCTAACGACGGTATATCACAAACAGGGATAGATTCACTTGAAGCTGCAGGCTTCGAAGTTATCACGACAAATGTTGCCCAAGATCAACTTGAAAATTTCATCAATAGCAATGCAATAGATGTTATTCTTGTACGTAGTGCAACGACGGTACGTAAAGAGCTTATTGATGCATGCCCTTCCATTAAAGTAGTAGGTCGTGGTGGTGTTGGCATGGATAATATTGATGTGCAATATGCTAGAGATAAAGGGCTAGACGTAATTAATACACCGGCAGCATCTTCTGCTTCTGTAGCTGAGCTTGTTTTTGCTCATTTGTATACAGGAGTCCGTTTTTTGTATGATTCAAATAGAAATATGCCTCTTGATGGAGATACAAAATTTAAGAACCTTAAAAAAGCGTACGCAAAAGGTATAGAGCTTAGAGGTAAAACGATAGGTATCATTGGTTTTGGGCGCATAGGTCAAGAGACTGCAAAGATTGCTTTAGGAGTAGGCATGAAAGTTATTTACAGTGACCCATTCATGGATAAAGCCTCTGTGACCGTTCCTTTTTTTGATGGACAATCGGTTACATGTCATTTTTCTTCCATTTCAAAGGAAGAACTCTTAAAAGAATCAGACTTTATATCACTCCATATTCCAGCGCAAAAGGAATACGTTATTGGAAAAAAAGAGCTGGAATTAATGAAAGATGGAGCGGGCATCGTAAATGCCGCCAGAGGTGGTGTTTTAGATGAAGTAGCGCTTCTAGCCTCATTAGACTCTGGTAAAATTTCTTTTGCAGGTTTAGACGTTTTTGAAAATGAACCTACACCAGCAGTTCAAGTTTTAATGCATCCTAAAGTTAGTCTTACACCACATATAGGTGCTGCTACAAGTGGTGCTCAAGATAGAATAGGCACTGAACTTGCTGAGCAGATTATAGCAATTTTAAATTAA
- a CDS encoding DUF6787 family protein has translation MKNFKKRWEITQNWQFIHIILGLIATLFSAYLISRVIINNFFEQNSIPYFFVLILGILIISFLIIKLTLWLFSKLYKRWGVTYRWELIAMFLVFAITGSTAGKLSDPLMELVGLDKTVVSGWIYWPVRILLIFPIYQVLLVFFGWIFGQFAFFKAFAIKMVSRIGLGFLFST, from the coding sequence ATGAAAAACTTTAAAAAGCGCTGGGAGATAACTCAAAACTGGCAATTCATCCACATTATCCTCGGTCTAATCGCTACTCTTTTTTCGGCTTATCTTATAAGTCGAGTCATCATCAATAATTTTTTTGAACAAAATTCAATTCCCTATTTTTTTGTTTTAATCTTGGGCATTTTAATTATTTCATTTTTAATAATAAAGCTCACACTTTGGCTATTTTCTAAACTTTATAAGAGGTGGGGCGTTACGTACCGTTGGGAACTCATTGCGATGTTTCTAGTATTTGCAATTACTGGCTCTACAGCTGGTAAACTATCTGACCCACTCATGGAGCTTGTAGGCTTAGATAAAACAGTTGTGAGTGGATGGATATACTGGCCTGTTAGAATTCTGTTAATCTTCCCCATTTATCAAGTGCTTTTGGTATTTTTCGGATGGATTTTTGGACAGTTTGCATTTTTTAAAGCATTTGCAATAAAAATGGTATCTAGAATAGGTTTAGGCTTTTTATTTTCAACATAA
- the tsaE gene encoding tRNA (adenosine(37)-N6)-threonylcarbamoyltransferase complex ATPase subunit type 1 TsaE translates to MQTTYTLSQIDQVAKEIITKSKSKTLLFYGEMGAGKTTLIKSILKQLGVEASSSSPTFSIVNEHVSNTGEQIYHFDFYRIKQEEEALDIGFEEYIYQGDWIFIEWPEKIRNYIPKDSQSVSMMSINERERAFELN, encoded by the coding sequence ATGCAAACTACGTATACACTTTCTCAAATAGATCAAGTTGCCAAAGAGATTATTACGAAATCAAAAAGTAAAACTTTATTGTTTTATGGAGAAATGGGAGCTGGAAAAACCACGCTTATAAAATCAATCTTAAAACAATTAGGGGTGGAAGCTTCTTCGAGCAGTCCCACTTTTTCAATTGTAAATGAACATGTTTCTAATACAGGTGAGCAAATATATCATTTTGATTTCTACCGTATTAAACAAGAAGAGGAGGCATTAGATATTGGTTTTGAAGAGTATATTTATCAAGGAGATTGGATATTCATAGAATGGCCAGAAAAAATAAGAAACTACATTCCAAAAGATTCTCAATCTGTTTCAATGATGTCTATAAATGAAAGAGAGAGGGCGTTTGAATTAAATTAA
- the serC gene encoding 3-phosphoserine/phosphohydroxythreonine transaminase has product MKKHNFSAGPCILPQEVFQEASEAILNFNNSGLSILEISHRSKDFVDVMDEARNLALELLNLEGKGYKALFLQGGASTQFLMVAYNILQNKAGYINTGTWSDKAIKEAKLFGEVAQVASSKDANYNYIPKGFMLPEDLDYLHLTSNNTIFGTQIKHFPKVDCPLICDMSSDIFSRDIDFGQFDLIYAGAQKNMGPAGTTLVVLREDILGKVTRQIPSMLNYQTHISKGSMFNTPPVYAVYVSMLTMRWLKKLGGISAIEEINDRKATLLYSEIDLNPLFKGFAAEEDRSTMNATFSLTDGDLKETFDAMWKEAGINGLNGHRSVGGYRASMYNALSMDSVGVLVDVMSELERKA; this is encoded by the coding sequence ATGAAAAAGCACAATTTTAGCGCAGGACCTTGTATATTACCTCAAGAAGTTTTTCAAGAAGCCTCAGAAGCGATATTAAATTTTAACAACTCTGGTCTTTCTATTCTAGAAATTTCACATAGAAGTAAGGACTTTGTTGACGTTATGGATGAGGCTAGAAACCTTGCTTTAGAGTTACTTAATTTAGAAGGAAAAGGCTATAAAGCGTTATTCCTACAAGGTGGTGCAAGTACCCAATTCTTAATGGTGGCCTACAATATTCTTCAAAACAAAGCGGGATATATTAACACAGGTACATGGAGTGATAAAGCCATTAAGGAAGCAAAACTATTTGGTGAAGTTGCTCAAGTTGCCTCAAGTAAGGATGCAAACTATAACTATATCCCAAAAGGTTTTATGCTACCTGAAGATCTAGACTACCTACACCTTACTAGCAACAATACGATATTTGGTACACAAATTAAACATTTTCCTAAAGTAGACTGTCCACTCATATGCGATATGAGTAGTGATATTTTCTCTAGAGATATTGACTTTGGCCAGTTTGATTTAATTTATGCAGGAGCTCAAAAAAATATGGGCCCAGCAGGTACAACACTTGTCGTACTAAGGGAGGACATTTTAGGGAAAGTTACCAGACAAATCCCTTCAATGCTCAATTACCAGACACATATAAGCAAAGGAAGTATGTTCAATACACCTCCAGTATATGCGGTATATGTGTCAATGCTTACCATGAGGTGGCTTAAGAAACTAGGAGGTATTAGCGCTATAGAAGAAATTAATGATCGCAAAGCTACACTCCTATACAGTGAGATAGATCTGAACCCTCTTTTTAAAGGTTTTGCTGCAGAAGAGGATCGCTCTACCATGAATGCTACATTTTCTCTAACGGACGGTGACTTAAAAGAAACCTTTGACGCAATGTGGAAAGAAGCAGGAATTAACGGTCTTAACGGTCACAGAAGTGTAGGAGGTTATAGAGCTTCTATGTACAATGCCCTCTCAATGGATAGCGTAGGAGTACTTGTTGACGTCATGAGTGAGCTAGAAAGAAAGGCTTAA
- a CDS encoding 4Fe-4S dicluster domain-containing protein: MAIIITDECINCGACEPECPNTAIYEGADDWRYADGTDLDGSVVLPNGKEVDANDAQEPISDEVYYIIPDKCTECKGFHEEPQCAAVCPVDCCVPDDDHVETEEELLKKQAFMHKDA; encoded by the coding sequence ATGGCAATTATCATAACAGACGAATGTATAAACTGTGGGGCTTGCGAGCCAGAATGTCCTAACACAGCTATCTATGAAGGAGCAGATGACTGGCGCTATGCCGATGGTACAGATCTAGATGGATCTGTTGTGTTGCCTAATGGAAAAGAAGTAGACGCTAATGATGCTCAAGAACCTATAAGTGATGAGGTTTACTACATCATTCCTGATAAATGCACTGAGTGCAAAGGCTTTCATGAAGAACCACAATGTGCCGCTGTTTGTCCAGTAGATTGTTGTGTGCCTGATGATGATCACGTTGAGACAGAAGAGGAATTGCTTAAAAAACAGGCTTTTATGCATAAGGATGCCTAA
- a CDS encoding TonB-dependent receptor translates to MKFKICLCLFVLGTTTVFAQNCTYTLSGYIIDLHDNTVLENATVIVAGSEESATTNAEGKYMISGLCKATYNLQVSHPECETQAVKVAVNGNTTRNINMEHHLETLGGVELIAHAHKSKSKTATEQVISHDVLQANSAASLGDALSQLSGISSLNTGNTVVKPVIQGLHSSRVVMITSGTRLEDQEWGVEHAPNIDVNAAGEVTVIKGAAGLQYGGDAVGGTIIIEPETIPVKDTLYGRILLTGASNGRGGSLATALTKSFNNGWYASVNSSVKRFGDFEAPDYVLSNTAASEENFAARIGFNKYRFGLEGSYSIFDKTSGILRSSHLGGAEDLVIAINREEPFVVRDFTYNINSPYQDVKHQIAKVNGFYRFESFGKLKAQYDYQRNDRLEFDVRRDSDDTRPSIDLQLETVSAQVDFEYTADNTVTAKVGISGSYAKHFPNPNTGVRRLIPDYQAQDFGMYLLGSKQFDNLTIEGGVRLDYNRILAEKFYTKSLWEERGYDIDFTEFERQEIGEQIFTKPDFTYLNFSGTLGGAYELNDKDNIAINYAIASRSPNISELFSDGLHQSAARIEIGDLRFDKEVAHKFSINFTHDTDNWTFTVAPFANFIEDFILIEPTAVQRTIRGSFQVGTYRQTQARLLGFDIDNRIQLRDNLMITNQFSLVKGKDISLDRPLIDIPAASTRNAISYEIPKANNLKIKLESNYVFRQNEFPNNNFQVFLPQTETFEIVDVSTPPDGYHLLNFRGDIDLKLTEKSTLNLGLMVNNIFNTSYREYLNRQRYYADDIGRNILLQIRFDF, encoded by the coding sequence ATGAAATTTAAAATATGCCTATGCCTCTTTGTGCTAGGTACTACAACTGTATTTGCACAAAACTGCACTTACACATTATCTGGATATATCATAGACTTACATGATAATACGGTTTTAGAAAACGCAACTGTAATTGTTGCGGGATCTGAAGAATCTGCAACCACAAATGCAGAAGGTAAATATATGATTTCTGGCTTGTGCAAAGCAACCTATAATCTACAGGTGTCACATCCAGAATGTGAAACTCAAGCTGTTAAGGTTGCGGTAAACGGTAACACCACACGTAATATAAATATGGAACACCATCTAGAAACTTTAGGTGGTGTAGAACTTATAGCGCACGCGCACAAATCAAAAAGTAAGACTGCAACAGAACAAGTAATTTCTCATGATGTGTTACAAGCTAATAGTGCAGCTTCGCTGGGGGATGCGTTAAGTCAATTGAGTGGCATATCATCTCTAAATACGGGTAACACTGTTGTAAAGCCAGTGATACAAGGTTTACACAGTAGCCGCGTAGTTATGATTACTAGCGGTACCAGATTGGAGGATCAAGAATGGGGTGTAGAACATGCACCAAATATTGATGTGAATGCTGCTGGAGAGGTTACTGTTATTAAGGGCGCAGCTGGATTACAGTACGGTGGTGATGCTGTAGGAGGCACCATAATTATAGAACCTGAAACTATTCCAGTTAAAGATACATTGTACGGTCGCATACTTCTTACTGGCGCTTCTAATGGTCGTGGTGGCTCATTAGCAACTGCCCTCACAAAATCTTTTAACAATGGTTGGTACGCTAGCGTAAATAGCAGCGTCAAACGTTTTGGTGATTTTGAAGCTCCGGATTATGTTTTGAGTAACACAGCAGCCTCCGAAGAAAATTTTGCAGCACGAATAGGATTTAATAAATATAGATTTGGTCTTGAAGGAAGCTACTCTATTTTTGATAAAACCTCTGGGATTTTACGCTCCTCACACCTAGGCGGCGCAGAAGATCTTGTAATTGCAATTAACAGAGAAGAACCATTTGTTGTAAGAGATTTTACCTATAATATAAATTCTCCTTATCAAGATGTAAAACATCAAATCGCAAAAGTAAATGGATTTTACCGCTTTGAGAGTTTTGGAAAGCTAAAAGCGCAATACGATTATCAACGTAATGATAGATTAGAATTTGATGTGAGGCGTGATAGTGATGACACTAGACCATCTATTGATTTACAATTAGAAACAGTAAGCGCTCAAGTAGATTTTGAGTATACGGCAGACAATACAGTTACTGCAAAAGTTGGAATATCTGGTAGCTATGCAAAGCATTTCCCTAATCCTAATACGGGTGTGAGACGATTAATTCCTGACTATCAAGCTCAGGATTTTGGGATGTATCTTTTGGGCTCAAAGCAGTTTGATAATCTTACAATAGAAGGAGGGGTACGATTGGACTATAATCGAATCCTTGCTGAAAAATTTTATACAAAATCTCTTTGGGAAGAGAGGGGATACGATATAGATTTTACAGAATTTGAACGCCAAGAAATAGGAGAACAAATTTTTACAAAACCAGATTTTACCTACCTTAATTTTTCAGGAACTCTAGGAGGTGCTTATGAACTGAATGATAAAGATAATATTGCAATTAACTATGCAATCGCTTCAAGATCACCTAATATTTCAGAGCTTTTTAGCGACGGTTTACATCAAAGTGCAGCAAGAATAGAAATTGGAGATTTAAGATTTGATAAAGAAGTTGCTCATAAATTTTCTATAAACTTTACCCATGACACAGATAATTGGACTTTTACTGTAGCTCCCTTTGCTAATTTTATTGAAGATTTTATACTAATTGAACCTACCGCTGTTCAAAGAACCATACGAGGTAGCTTTCAAGTTGGGACCTATAGACAAACACAAGCAAGGCTACTAGGTTTTGACATAGATAATCGCATACAATTGCGTGACAATCTTATGATAACTAATCAATTTTCGCTAGTTAAAGGTAAAGATATATCACTAGATAGGCCTCTTATTGATATCCCAGCTGCAAGTACTCGTAACGCTATAAGTTATGAAATTCCTAAAGCTAATAATTTAAAAATTAAACTAGAAAGCAATTATGTTTTTAGGCAAAATGAATTCCCTAACAATAATTTTCAGGTCTTTTTACCTCAAACAGAAACTTTTGAAATTGTAGATGTTAGTACTCCACCAGATGGCTATCACCTCCTAAATTTTAGAGGTGATATAGACTTAAAATTAACTGAAAAATCTACACTAAACTTAGGCCTGATGGTTAATAATATTTTTAACACTTCTTACAGAGAGTATCTGAATAGACAACGTTACTATGCAGATGATATAGGAAGAAATATTTTACTACAAATACGTTTTGATTTTTAA
- a CDS encoding acyl-CoA reductase yields the protein MTLQQRINAFSELGKFLSQFSRETISQKEGVPYNDLFFDGMIHQIKLAQQSNGWFTKENVLFAIEGWANTLTEENLTKWLIPYKERFPKQQSAKIIAVIMAGNIPLVGFHDFLCVIITGHNFIGKQSSNDKHLLPFLAKYLEYAANGFKGRINFTEEKLPAHDAVIATGSDNTARYFEYYFGKKPNIIRKNRNSVAVLTGKETSEELQKLSEDVFRYFGLGCRNVSKLFVPEGYNFDNLFKAIYSWNRLMNVAKYANNYDYNKAVYLMSLFDLLENGFLMLKEDKNYGSPIATLFYETYISQESLEQQLLSDKDKIQCVVSNRFRESGIKTIVPFGKTQKPNLEDYADDVDTIAFLLNI from the coding sequence ATGACGCTTCAACAAAGAATTAACGCTTTTTCAGAATTAGGTAAGTTTTTAAGCCAGTTCTCAAGAGAAACCATCTCACAAAAGGAAGGGGTGCCTTACAATGATCTGTTTTTTGATGGTATGATACATCAAATAAAACTTGCACAGCAATCTAATGGATGGTTTACTAAGGAAAATGTTTTATTTGCTATTGAAGGCTGGGCAAATACTTTAACAGAAGAAAACCTTACAAAATGGCTAATTCCTTACAAAGAAAGGTTTCCAAAACAACAATCAGCTAAGATTATCGCCGTTATCATGGCTGGAAATATACCACTAGTTGGTTTTCACGACTTCTTATGCGTAATAATTACGGGTCATAATTTTATAGGAAAACAGTCCAGTAACGATAAGCATCTCCTCCCCTTTTTAGCTAAATATCTAGAATATGCAGCTAATGGATTTAAAGGCAGGATTAACTTTACTGAGGAGAAATTGCCAGCACATGATGCTGTCATAGCAACTGGTAGTGATAATACGGCACGTTATTTTGAATATTATTTTGGTAAAAAACCAAATATCATTCGGAAAAATCGAAACTCAGTAGCTGTTTTGACTGGTAAGGAAACTAGTGAAGAACTCCAGAAACTATCTGAAGATGTATTTAGGTATTTTGGGTTAGGCTGCCGTAATGTTTCAAAATTATTTGTACCTGAAGGCTACAATTTTGACAACCTCTTTAAGGCAATTTATTCTTGGAATAGACTTATGAATGTAGCAAAATATGCAAATAATTATGATTACAACAAAGCCGTGTACCTCATGAGTCTATTTGACCTTTTGGAAAATGGCTTTCTAATGTTAAAGGAAGATAAGAACTACGGCTCCCCTATCGCAACACTTTTTTACGAAACTTATATTTCTCAAGAAAGTCTAGAACAACAACTTCTCTCAGATAAAGATAAAATACAGTGTGTGGTAAGTAATCGCTTTCGCGAAAGCGGAATAAAAACAATCGTCCCCTTTGGTAAAACTCAAAAACCCAATCTTGAGGACTACGCTGATGATGTGGATACAATTGCATTTTTATTAAACATTTAG
- a CDS encoding DUF937 domain-containing protein: MAGLLDLLNSDLGKSLISGASAKSNTSEQKTADVLSMALPVLMGAMKKNVQTPQGAAGLMGALSNKHNGGILESIGDIMGNGGPDEGLMSDGAGILKHLLGGKQSNVENALSAKSGVDPNSIAQILKVAAPILMGVLGKQTKDSNINDGNGMNALLGSMLGGQPKENQSLITTLLDSDGDGSILDDVAGMVLGSNKKKGGLGGLLGGLFGK, encoded by the coding sequence ATGGCAGGATTACTAGATCTTTTGAATAGTGACTTAGGCAAAAGCCTTATAAGTGGTGCAAGTGCAAAATCAAATACTTCAGAGCAAAAAACAGCAGATGTATTGAGCATGGCATTACCAGTACTCATGGGTGCTATGAAAAAAAATGTGCAAACACCCCAAGGAGCAGCTGGTCTAATGGGCGCGTTGTCTAATAAGCATAATGGAGGTATTTTAGAAAGTATAGGAGATATTATGGGTAATGGGGGTCCAGATGAAGGCCTTATGTCTGATGGTGCAGGTATTCTAAAACATCTTTTAGGCGGTAAGCAATCAAATGTTGAAAATGCTTTAAGCGCAAAGTCTGGGGTTGACCCAAACTCTATTGCTCAAATATTAAAAGTAGCCGCGCCTATTCTTATGGGAGTATTAGGAAAACAAACTAAAGATTCCAATATTAATGATGGAAATGGCATGAATGCTCTTTTAGGAAGTATGCTTGGAGGACAACCAAAGGAAAACCAAAGTTTAATTACCACCCTTCTAGATTCAGACGGAGACGGAAGCATACTTGATGATGTTGCAGGTATGGTACTAGGTAGTAACAAGAAAAAAGGAGGATTAGGAGGTCTTTTAGGAGGACTGTTTGGAAAATAA
- a CDS encoding bifunctional response regulator/alkaline phosphatase family protein — protein MSNIQILWVDDEIDLLKPHILFLEKKNYSVTTCDNGAEAVEMIDEKNFDIIFLDENMPGLTGLETLSEIKNKRESVPIVMITKSEEEYIMEEAIGSKIVDYLIKPVNPNQILLSLKKNLDHSRLISQKTTSSYQQEFRKIAMDLSMVNSFEEWAELYQKLIYWEMELEGIEDTGMFEILESQKVEANNQFCKFVDKNYRDWFDGHDAPTMSHTLFKNKVAPHIKTGKPTLFVVIDNLRYDQWKAFEPHLQSYYKKTYETPYYSILPTATQYARNSIFSGLMPADMKKKHPDLWLDDTDEGGKNMHEADFLEAQLKRLSLDVKWEYHKITNLKKGKKLADNFKSQKENDLTVVVYNFVDMLSHSKTEMEVIKELASNDKSYRSLTESWFKNSPLLEMIQQAQEMGMKLIITTDHGTINVKNPSKVIGDKNTSLNLRYKTGKSLTYENKEVFAAEDPRTIHLPTINMSSSFIFAKGDLFFAYPNNFNHYVGYYRNTYQHGGVSLEEMIIPFVVMEPK, from the coding sequence ATGAGCAACATACAAATACTTTGGGTAGATGATGAAATTGATTTACTAAAACCACATATTTTATTTCTTGAGAAGAAAAATTACAGCGTTACTACTTGTGATAATGGTGCAGAAGCAGTGGAAATGATAGACGAAAAGAATTTTGATATCATTTTCTTAGATGAAAATATGCCTGGATTGACGGGATTAGAAACGCTCAGCGAAATTAAAAACAAAAGAGAAAGCGTACCTATAGTAATGATCACTAAGAGTGAAGAAGAATACATTATGGAAGAAGCTATCGGTTCCAAAATTGTTGATTACCTTATAAAGCCTGTTAATCCAAATCAAATTCTTTTAAGTCTCAAGAAAAACTTAGATCACAGTAGACTGATTAGCCAGAAAACCACTTCATCTTACCAACAAGAGTTTCGTAAAATTGCGATGGATCTTTCTATGGTGAATAGCTTTGAAGAGTGGGCAGAGCTCTATCAAAAGCTTATTTATTGGGAAATGGAGCTAGAAGGCATTGAAGATACAGGTATGTTTGAAATTCTTGAGTCACAAAAGGTTGAGGCAAATAATCAGTTCTGCAAATTTGTAGATAAAAACTATAGAGATTGGTTTGATGGTCACGACGCTCCTACAATGTCTCATACGCTATTTAAAAATAAGGTAGCTCCTCACATAAAAACTGGGAAGCCTACGCTATTTGTGGTAATAGATAATTTAAGGTACGATCAATGGAAAGCATTTGAGCCACATTTACAATCCTACTATAAGAAAACATACGAAACCCCTTACTATAGTATTTTACCAACAGCAACACAATATGCACGTAATTCAATATTTTCTGGACTCATGCCGGCAGATATGAAAAAAAAGCATCCAGATTTATGGCTGGATGATACAGATGAAGGCGGTAAGAACATGCACGAAGCAGACTTTTTAGAAGCGCAACTCAAAAGACTATCGCTGGATGTAAAATGGGAATATCATAAAATTACCAATCTTAAAAAAGGAAAAAAACTAGCAGATAATTTTAAGTCACAAAAAGAAAATGATCTGACTGTGGTCGTATATAATTTTGTGGATATGCTCTCTCACTCAAAAACAGAAATGGAAGTGATTAAAGAACTTGCTAGTAATGATAAATCGTACAGATCTCTTACAGAAAGTTGGTTTAAAAACTCCCCTTTACTTGAGATGATACAACAGGCTCAAGAAATGGGAATGAAATTAATTATTACCACAGACCATGGAACTATTAATGTCAAGAATCCTTCAAAAGTGATTGGAGATAAGAATACTAGCCTTAATTTACGTTATAAAACCGGAAAGAGTTTAACTTATGAAAATAAAGAGGTTTTTGCTGCAGAAGACCCAAGAACTATTCATTTACCCACAATAAATATGAGTAGTTCTTTCATATTTGCAAAAGGGGATCTATTTTTTGCTTACCCTAATAATTTTAATCATTATGTAGGTTATTATCGAAACACATATCAACACGGGGGCGTAAGTTTAGAGGAGATGATTATACCATTCGTAGTGATGGAACCAAAATAA
- a CDS encoding HD domain-containing protein encodes MASVSSSNKTTIINDPIYGFITIPNGVIFDLIQHKYFQRLRRISQMGLSYLVYPGAHHTRFQHAIGCLGVMQKALKVLVDKGVTISEEEKNGVLIAILLHDIGHGPFSHAMEHSIVEGVNHEHISLLFMESLNEEFNGSLTLAIQIFKGTYHRAFLNQLVSGQLDMDRTDYLKRDSFYTGMAEGNINTERIVAMLNVKDDELVVEEKGIYTVEKFLVARRLMYWQVYLHKTGIVAEQLITRVLKRAKELSHSGVQLHSSAALSHFLNYRIGVENIEKSLDIFSQLDDYDIISAMKEWCSHEDFVLSELSKCVIERDLLKVKIRKKPFKKSKIALHKAMLMDTYRISEDEASYFVFAGTISNQAYNYKKGGINILLNNGKIIDVVKASDQLSLKSLTKEVVKNYLCYPKVKG; translated from the coding sequence TTGGCATCAGTTTCCAGTTCTAACAAAACTACAATAATTAACGACCCTATTTACGGGTTTATTACTATCCCAAATGGGGTCATATTTGATCTTATCCAGCACAAGTATTTTCAACGATTGAGACGTATCTCTCAAATGGGGCTCTCGTATCTAGTTTATCCAGGAGCGCACCACACTCGATTTCAACATGCCATAGGTTGTTTAGGAGTTATGCAAAAAGCCTTAAAAGTGCTTGTAGATAAGGGAGTTACTATTTCTGAGGAAGAAAAAAATGGTGTTCTAATCGCTATATTACTACATGATATTGGGCATGGTCCATTCTCACATGCTATGGAACATAGTATTGTAGAAGGAGTCAATCATGAGCATATTTCCCTCCTTTTTATGGAGTCTTTAAATGAAGAGTTTAACGGAAGTTTAACGCTGGCTATTCAAATTTTTAAAGGCACGTACCATCGTGCCTTCTTAAATCAACTAGTATCTGGACAACTTGATATGGATAGAACAGACTATCTTAAACGAGATAGCTTTTACACGGGTATGGCCGAAGGTAATATAAATACTGAGCGCATTGTCGCAATGCTTAATGTAAAAGATGATGAACTCGTTGTAGAAGAAAAAGGTATTTACACCGTAGAAAAATTTCTAGTAGCCCGTAGGCTCATGTACTGGCAGGTTTATTTACATAAAACAGGTATTGTTGCAGAGCAATTAATTACTAGAGTATTAAAAAGAGCAAAGGAGTTGTCTCATAGTGGAGTGCAATTACATTCTAGTGCTGCCTTATCCCATTTTTTAAATTATAGGATAGGCGTTGAGAATATTGAAAAAAGCCTGGATATTTTTTCTCAATTAGACGACTATGATATTATTTCGGCTATGAAAGAATGGTGTAGTCATGAAGATTTTGTGCTTTCTGAATTGTCCAAGTGTGTGATTGAAAGAGATTTGCTAAAGGTGAAAATCCGAAAAAAACCTTTTAAAAAATCAAAAATAGCACTCCACAAAGCAATGCTTATGGATACGTATAGAATTTCAGAAGATGAAGCATCTTATTTTGTATTTGCTGGAACCATTTCAAATCAAGCTTATAATTATAAAAAGGGAGGAATCAATATTCTTCTCAATAATGGAAAAATAATTGATGTTGTAAAAGCTAGTGACCAGCTTAGTTTAAAGTCACTTACTAAGGAGGTCGTAAAAAACTATCTCTGTTACCCAAAAGTCAAAGGTTAA
- a CDS encoding DUF6146 family protein yields the protein MRKILFILLLTVMVIGCATTNTKIDSASNSKNVNDTIRIVNDSLEYEILIIEPGFNNWLVTQPPRGFYGQQYLETRNKITVTNFNNRVLQPSIYDPNLYIQQINYDNFTDYGYEVNYLLFNWFEFFQERYNQKLR from the coding sequence ATGAGAAAGATACTCTTCATACTACTTCTTACAGTAATGGTCATAGGTTGTGCAACTACAAATACTAAGATAGATAGTGCTAGCAATTCTAAAAACGTGAATGACACCATCCGTATTGTAAACGATAGCTTAGAATACGAAATATTGATTATAGAACCTGGTTTTAACAACTGGCTTGTTACTCAACCGCCCAGAGGGTTTTACGGGCAACAATATCTAGAAACACGTAATAAAATTACGGTTACTAACTTCAATAATCGTGTTTTACAACCTTCTATTTATGATCCTAACTTATATATCCAACAGATCAACTATGATAATTTTACAGATTATGGATACGAAGTAAATTATCTATTATTTAATTGGTTTGAATTTTTTCAAGAACGATATAATCAGAAACTCCGATAA